From the Polaribacter tangerinus genome, the window GAGAACCGGGGGTAGATGCTTTAGCTGGTGGTATAGTTGCCTCTGTTGAAACAAACCCAGTAATGTCAGGGTTAAATACATCTGCTAATAGTTTAAGAGTAAGTAGATCTGATACAGGTTGGTGGGGATTTGTAAATGTAGATGTTACTCCTGATATTGCTATAGCTGCTGCACCTAATGACGTTAAATTTTTAAGTATGTTGGTAAATTTCCCAGCTCAGCCAGATTTAGGTGTTCGATTTTCTGCTGCTGCAGGGGATAATGGCACTAACGATATGATTATAAGAGGTTTTAATAAATATGATGCTTCTGCTGCAAATACTTGGCAAGAAATAGTATTTGAGATTAGAACATCAAAGACTGGTACACATACTTTTACTACAGAAACATTGTTTAAACTTGTAATTCATCCTGATCAGGGTTATGAGAATAGCCCTTCTGGTCAAGTATTAGATGCAACAACGTTTGGTTATATAGACAATATAAGAATATTAGATACTAATCCCTTAGAAAATACTTGGTTAGGTGGTACGTCTTCAGATTGGTCTACAGCAAGTAATTGGTCTAAAGGAGCTATCCCTATTTCTACAGATTTTGTAGAAATACCAACAGGTACTACTTTTACTCCGGTAATAAGTAATACTACTGGAGCAAGCATTCAAAATTTAACAGTCGCTACTGGTGTTAATGTAACAGTAGAAAATGGAGGTTCTTTACTTATCAGTGGAACTGCACCTGAAGTTACTGGTTCTATAATATATAAAAGAACATTAACAGCAGATGCAGATCCTTCAAAAGCATGGCATTTAGTTACTTCTCCATTAGCTGGTGTGAGTATTATTAATTTTATGGCTGCTAATACTTTGGCATCAGGAACTACAAATACAAATTTTAGAGGAGTAGGTAATTATGTTAATGACGGATCTGGATTTAATTATTATTCAAGTAATTATTCTGGTTCAGATGCTTTTAATGTAGGTAAAGGTTTTGCTATAAAAAATGCTGCTGCTGGAGACGTCGAATTTTCAGGTTTTTTTAGAAAAGGAGATAAGCATTTTAGTATATCTCAAGGAACAGACAACTTTAACCTAGTAGGAAATGCATTTTTAGCATATATGAATTTAGGTACTTTCTTTACAAATAACAATGCTACAGATAGATTATCAGAAGCTACAATTTGGTTATGGGATCCTAGTGCAAATAGTGGTAATGGAGGTTATGTTACAAAAATGGCAGGAACAGATGCTGCTTTTGAAGTTGCTCCTGGTCAAGCCTTTTTTGTTAGTGCAGGCCCTGTTGCTTCTAATGTAGTTTCTTTTTCAGAAGCTAATCAAAGTCATCAAATAGATACGTTCTTAAAAAAGAATTCTACTAGAACCGAAATTGAATTAAAGATAACTCAAGGTGGTTTAATAAATAACACAAAGTTATACTATATTGAAGGTACTTCAACTGGTTTTGATAATGGTTTTGATGGTTCTCTATTTACTGGTACTGTAAGCGATTTATCTATTTATACAGAGTTAGTTGCTGATAATAATGGAAAGAAGATTGCTGTACAATCCTTACCAAATTCAGATTATGAAAGCATGATTATTCCTATTGGTGTTAAAGCAACAAAAGGTAAAGAAATTACAATATCTTCATCAACACTAAATTTACCAAAAGAAATTAGTGTGTTTTTAGAAGATAGAGAAAACAATACGTTTACAGACTTAACTCAGTCTGATTTCAGTGTAGTATTAGAAGAAGATTTAGATGGATCAGGAAGATTCTTTTTAAGAACGTCTTCTCAAGTACTTTCTACTAACTCTTCAGAACTAAAAGATATTAGTATTTATCAAAGTAATAATAATCTTAAAATTATTGGGTTACAACAAGAAGATGGTAGTATTTCTATATTTAATATATTAGGTAAACAAATAATGCTTAATAAATTTGAAACAAGTAATACCTTAAATGTAGGGTTATCTAGTTTAGCTACTGGTATTTATATTGTAAGGTTACAAACCGCTAAAGGAACTTTAAATAAGAAAATAATAATAGAATAAATTACGAGTATTTAAAACAATAAAATTATGAATAAAACAATAAAGACAAATAAAGATATTTCTCGTAAAGAAGCTATTAAAAAAATAGGGAATTACGGTAAATATGCCGCACTAACTGCATTAGGAACTTATATGATTTTAAACCCACGAAAGTCTCAGGCTCAAAGTCCTGAGGCACCAGGAACTGGGTTTTGATAATTATTTAGTTTTGATTTCAAAAAGGCTATCATTTAAAATAAATGGTGGCCTTTTTATATTTATTTAAAATTGATAACGAACCGAAAAAGCAACTATGGAACGCAAACCAGAATTTTCTATAATACCAATTTCTGGTCTATAATCTAAAGAAAGTAAAATAGGAGCATCAAAATTATATTCAATTCCAATATTTCCTGAACCAAAAATAGAAGTACTACTAGTTGTAGCTAAACCACCACCAAAGCCAGCATACCAATTAAAATTTTCTTCTGAATTCCAAACCCATTGGTATAAACCTACTGCTTTAAAGTTTCCGAAATTATCCCCTAAACCTAATCCAATTTCTAAACGATTAATATCAGACAATGCTTTTTGGTAAGAAATTTCTGCACCAAAATCTTCTCCACCACTTAAACGAAGTCCAATGGTATTTTCAGAAATTTCTTGTGCTTTAGTAGTCAAAGTAAAAGCTAATAAACAAGTTATAATTAAAAATATTTTCTTCATTTTTTCTTTTTTATATCAAACAAAAATAATTTCTATAAATGTGGCTGTAAAAAGTTGAGTTGTAATTTTTTGTTAAACAAAAACTAGAAAACAGAGATCTAATATACTTTTTACTTCTATTTTGCTTTTGTACATTTACTTTAAAATAAAACAAATTAACATTCATTTTATTGCAATTGGGGAAGTGCAATGCACAATTTAGCCATTGCTTTGCGTCAAAAAGGATATACTATCTCTGGTAGTGATGATGCTATTTTTGAACCATCAAAAAGTCGTTTAGGAAATTATGGATTACTTCCAACAGCTTTCCTGATAAAATTACAGAAAATCTAGATGCTATTATTTTAGGAATGCAAGCAAAAGAAGATAATCCTGAATTGTTGAAAGCACAAGAATTAGGTTTTAAAATTTACTCTTATCCAGAATTTTTATACGAGCAATCTAAAGATAAAGCTAGAGTGGTTATTGGTGGTTCTCATGGTAAAACAACCATTACTTCTATGATTTTGCACGTGTTGAATTATCATGAAAAAGAGGTAGATTATGTGGTAGGTGCACAGTTAGAAGGTTTTGAAACGATGGTGCATTTAATAAAAGATAACGTATTTATTGTTTTAGAAGGCGATGAATACTTGAGTTCACCAATAGATATACGTCCTAAATTTCATTTATATATACCAAATATAGCTTTGTTAAGTGGTATAGCTTGGGATCATATTAACGTTTTTCCAACCTTTGATAATTATACTGAACAGTTTCGAATATTTACAGAACCTATGGTAAATGGTGGGAGTATGCTTTATAACGAAGAAGATGTAATTGTAAAAGAAGTAGTAGAATCATCAAACAATCATATTGAAAAATACCCATACCAAATACCAGCGCATTTTATAAAAGACGGAATCACCTTTTTAGAAACCGAAGAAGATGATTTACCTTTAGAAATTTTTGGAAATCATAATTTACAAAACTTAGCTGGGGCTTGTAATATGATTGCTTTAGGAAAACAGTGACCTTTTAACATCTTTTTTATTGTAAATAAAAAAAAATGATTTTTTCTTACATTAGATGCGACAGAAGATTGTTTTATATTCATAAAACCATATTTAATCAATTAAAAAAATGCTTTATATTTTTTGGCGACTACTTCAGCATCTAATTTTAGATATTTAAGAAACGAGCGTTCACTGCTATGACCAGAGAATTTCATAATTACAGAAGCGGGGAGTCCCTTTAGAAATTTATTAGTACAAAAAGAACGACGGGCCGTATGTGAACTTACCAACTCATATTTTTTAGAAACCAGCTCACGAGTTCCGTATTTACTTACTTTCTGTACTAAAACCTCTTGGTCTATGCCCGCCTCTTCGCATAACGAACGCAGGGTTTTATTGAAAACAAACGTATTATAATTCAGTTTAGGGAGTTCGTAATTGTAAGAGCTGGCAATTTCTCGATGTAAATCGCTTAAAGGAATGATTAGTTTTGCTTTGATTCCCGAAGATTTTACTTGAAAGAAAATTAATTGGTCGTCTTGGTAGTTTATTTTTTTAATCTGAGTTAAATTTTTAAAACGCATTCCGGTTTCACAAGCAATTAAAAACAAATCACGCGTTTCCTTTTCTTTAGTTGATAAATCTTTAAGTTCATATAGTTTCTGTATTTCATCTTGGGTTAAATAAACTTTATCAGACTCTACTTGTTCTACAACCATATGTTTTAAAGGAAATCGCGTACATATCTCTTTGTCAAAACACCAATGTAAAAATGCTTTTAAGTTTTTTACATTTTTTCCTACGGTATTTACAGAAAGTCCTTTATTGCCTTCTTGGTTAATGGCTTCGTAACTTAGGTATTCATAAAACAGGTCATAAAAACTATCACTTTCTTGTTTTAAGCTAGAAAACCCTGTTATACGTCCATGCATTGACTCTGTTGCTTTTAAATGCTTACGGAGTGAATAATGATAATCTCTATAAACATAACTAGATTGAGTCTTTTTTTTAAAGGCTACAAATTCATCAAAATAATACCAAAAAGATTTTCCGTCTTTCACGTAAGAGGGAAGTTGTGCTTCTTTTTTAATACGTTCTTTAAATTCTTTTGCACTAATTGTTGTCTTTTTATCAATTAGCTCATAAGTGATTTTCTGAAAGGAAGTTTCAAAGTTCTGGAGTCGCTCATTTATTTTTTTTGCTTCGGGAAATGAGCTATGGACTCGCGCTCTCATTTGCTTTTGAATCCACATACTAGGTTTAACTGAAAGACCAGTTGACATCTTAATACGCAGGTTGTTAAATCGACAAACTAATTGTATGCTCGTAGCATAATTAGCATGTGGGTCTCTAAGATAGAAGCTCGTTTTCCGCATATCATAGGGTTTTATAGGGACAAATGTACAAAAAAATGGGGGACTAAACCGGGGACTTTTTTTACTTATCAACTTTTTAAAAAATATTATTTTTAAAAATAAATAATTGTATTTCAAGTATTTAAGTCTTATTATTGGAGATAATATTTTATTTTAAAAAATAATATTTAAAAAACATATTTAACTTATAATCAATATTTTAAGTTAATTTATAAGTCCCGCCCAGACCGCTTTTTAAAACCTTAAATATCTATTAATTGATATTTAAGGTTTTTATATTTAATATATATCCCTACATTATTTCCACAACTTTTGGTATTGTTCCTAATTGATCTACATTAAATATTTAATAAGAATTTTGATTTTATATTTTTTTATCTCTTGATAAGAAATTTACACAAAAAAAATATTTATCGTACTATTATTTTTTCTATTAATATCTTTTAGACAAGATGGAAAAACAGTGAACCTTAATGTTAAAAGTGAAAAAATTAACAATAATAGGGGTTATAATTATTTAGGAAATGGTATTTATTAAGCTGAAATCTCTCAGGGTTTATGGGCAAGTACAAAATCAACTGAAAAAAGTTGAAAGTATTGCAAATAACCTTGATGCTAATTTTAAGAGAATAAATACTAATACTATAAAAAAGGAATACAGTGATTATAAGAGTGATGTGGTAACATTTGAATTAAGAGATAAAATTGGAAATAATCTAATTACTAATAAAAATGAAGTAAAAAAAGAGTTTTTAGATTTAGGTATTATTACTCAAGATGAATTTGATAAAAAAGCAATTTATTTAAAGAAAATCTTATTAGGACACTAAACTTAATATATTGGAAGTATTAACAAGAACAAAAGTTCCTATTAAAAGGAAATAAGAGTTTATAAACATTATATTTATTCTAGATAAAAGGAGTTGTGTGCAAACAAAAAAAGCGATAAAATTGGAAAATCAAGGAAAAACAGAAACTTGGAAACCTGATGAAACCACTTTCAACAAAATACAAGAAATAAAAAAGTTCGTTGATTTTGCAGCTAATCTTGACTTTGTAAATGACGAGAACAAATTAGAAGGAAAAGAAATAAAATATCTGATTGAAAACATTAATAATCCAGAAACTCATAAAAATTGGAATGTTTGTTTAGACATTTTTGACCCTGAAATTCAGAAAGGAATTGAAAAAGAGGGTTTTTATTGGAGAAAATGGTCTGTCTATTTTGAAATAGAAAAATTGGAAATAGAAGCTGAATCAAATCACACAGCTGATGCTTTAGGACATCATGGAGATGACTTCTGCTATTATGGAGCGATTTACTTTGGCAAAGACACAAAAGGACAAAGGATTTATATGGATGTTGACATTAAAAAATTTATTAAAGATGCGATGAATTATAAAAATTATATTACTGAACCTCTAACTGACATAGAAGTTGATATTGACATTTGGGAAAATAAGAAACATGAATAAAGTACGATTCCCCAACACCATATAAAATTAATTGCTTGGTTTTAGCCAATTTACGAAAGTCCTCGCGGACTTTCTATTTGTGATTTATTTGCTAACTTTAATGCTTAAAACACGCAACTAATCTTATACATTAAAATAAGATTACACTTATCTTTAAAATTTAAAACACCAAATATGGTATATAAATTATCAGCGTAAATTCAATTTTAACCTGTAGTCATATTTTAGGACAAGACATTTTAAAAAAAAAACCAAATTACATCAATTTACGTATTTTTAAAGTATGAAAACTGAAATAATAAAGTCATTATCTAATAATTTTGAAGATCATTCTAAAACAACTGAAAGCGGAATAGAATTTTGGTTTGCGCGAGATTTGCAACAACTTTTAGGTTATTCAAAATGGGATAATTTTAAGAAAGTAATACACAAATCAAAAATATCTTGTGAAGCCACTGGAAATGAAACGTTAGACCATTTTGCTGATGTCGGGAAAATGGTTAAGATTGGCTCTGGAACAGAAAGAGAAATTGATGATATAATGCTAACAAGATACGCTTGTTATTTAATTGCTCAAAATGGTGACCCAAGAAAGGAACAAATTGCTTTTGCTCAAAATTATTTTGCTATACAAGCAAGAAAATTTGAAGTAATTGAAAAACGAATTAAAGATTGGGAAAGGTT encodes:
- a CDS encoding T9SS type A sorting domain-containing protein → MIKKITLTLLFFTSAFIYGQTTISNFETGEPGVDALAGGIVASVETNPVMSGLNTSANSLRVSRSDTGWWGFVNVDVTPDIAIAAAPNDVKFLSMLVNFPAQPDLGVRFSAAAGDNGTNDMIIRGFNKYDASAANTWQEIVFEIRTSKTGTHTFTTETLFKLVIHPDQGYENSPSGQVLDATTFGYIDNIRILDTNPLENTWLGGTSSDWSTASNWSKGAIPISTDFVEIPTGTTFTPVISNTTGASIQNLTVATGVNVTVENGGSLLISGTAPEVTGSIIYKRTLTADADPSKAWHLVTSPLAGVSIINFMAANTLASGTTNTNFRGVGNYVNDGSGFNYYSSNYSGSDAFNVGKGFAIKNAAAGDVEFSGFFRKGDKHFSISQGTDNFNLVGNAFLAYMNLGTFFTNNNATDRLSEATIWLWDPSANSGNGGYVTKMAGTDAAFEVAPGQAFFVSAGPVASNVVSFSEANQSHQIDTFLKKNSTRTEIELKITQGGLINNTKLYYIEGTSTGFDNGFDGSLFTGTVSDLSIYTELVADNNGKKIAVQSLPNSDYESMIIPIGVKATKGKEITISSSTLNLPKEISVFLEDRENNTFTDLTQSDFSVVLEEDLDGSGRFFLRTSSQVLSTNSSELKDISIYQSNNNLKIIGLQQEDGSISIFNILGKQIMLNKFETSNTLNVGLSSLATGIYIVRLQTAKGTLNKKIIIE
- a CDS encoding tyrosine-type recombinase/integrase; the protein is MSTGLSVKPSMWIQKQMRARVHSSFPEAKKINERLQNFETSFQKITYELIDKKTTISAKEFKERIKKEAQLPSYVKDGKSFWYYFDEFVAFKKKTQSSYVYRDYHYSLRKHLKATESMHGRITGFSSLKQESDSFYDLFYEYLSYEAINQEGNKGLSVNTVGKNVKNLKAFLHWCFDKEICTRFPLKHMVVEQVESDKVYLTQDEIQKLYELKDLSTKEKETRDLFLIACETGMRFKNLTQIKKINYQDDQLIFFQVKSSGIKAKLIIPLSDLHREIASSYNYELPKLNYNTFVFNKTLRSLCEEAGIDQEVLVQKVSKYGTRELVSKKYELVSSHTARRSFCTNKFLKGLPASVIMKFSGHSSERSFLKYLKLDAEVVAKKYKAFF
- the dinD gene encoding DNA damage-inducible protein D codes for the protein MKTEIIKSLSNNFEDHSKTTESGIEFWFARDLQQLLGYSKWDNFKKVIHKSKISCEATGNETLDHFADVGKMVKIGSGTEREIDDIMLTRYACYLIAQNGDPRKEQIAFAQNYFAIQARKFEVIEKRIKDWERLQARQKLTLSEKELSELIFEQTGNDRNFGIIRSKGDQALFGKTTQQMKNKLGVPKDRALADFLPTITIKAKDFATEITVFNAKEKGYKNER